CTGTGACATCTTTATCAAGGCCAGCTAAAATTTTGAGTAAGGTGGATTTACCGGCACCATTCACACCGAGCACACCAATTTTTGCCCCTGGAAAAAATGACAAATAAACATTATCTAGAATCTTTTTTCCGCCTGGAAAAACTTTTGATAGACCCTTCATTACATATACATATTGATATGACGCCATTTCTCTTACTCCTTACAAATTAAAATGAATGAAGCTAATGTAACAATTCTCTCGTCAATAGTGAAATGAATTCTGGCATCCTGAGAAAATTCATGTTAAAAAAAATCAAAAACAGGAGGACACAGTGTCACAAGCAATTCAAAAAAAATTAGAACCACTCGGCTTAGAACTCCCTGAACCAGCCAAACCGGCTGCCACTTACGACCCATTCGTTGTCGTTGATAATATGGTCTATATCTCTGGTCAACTCCCCATGTATAAAGGTGAAATTCGTTATCAAGGTAAGGTTGGCGAATCAATCTCACTTGAAGATGCAATCAAAGCGGCGGAACTTTGTGGCCTTAATATTGTCTCACAACTCAGTAATGCTGTTGATGGCGACATGTCACGCGTCAAAAGATGTGTCAAAGTCGGCGGCTTCGTGAATGCTGTTCCTGATTTTAAGGATCATCCTAAGGTCATCAATGGCGTTTCTGAGCTTTTAATTCATCTGTTTGGTGATGCTGGCCGTCATGCGCGCTTTGCTGTTGGTGCAGGATCCCTGCCCTTTGGTGTTGCTGTTGAAGTTGATGCTATTTTTGAGATATCAGAATGACCGATCACTCTTTCTTTTTAAAACGCGCCATTCAACTGGCTTCCACTCATTCTGCGCAAGGCGCCGGTGGTCCTTTTGGTGCAGTCATCGTTAAAGACAACACAATTATCGGCGAAGGCTGGAACCAAGTCACCTCAACGCATGACCCAACGGCCCATGCTGAAATGGTTGCCATCAGGCAGGCATGCCTTAATTTAAAT
The genomic region above belongs to Alphaproteobacteria bacterium and contains:
- a CDS encoding RidA family protein; translated protein: MSQAIQKKLEPLGLELPEPAKPAATYDPFVVVDNMVYISGQLPMYKGEIRYQGKVGESISLEDAIKAAELCGLNIVSQLSNAVDGDMSRVKRCVKVGGFVNAVPDFKDHPKVINGVSELLIHLFGDAGRHARFAVGAGSLPFGVAVEVDAIFEISE